In Manduca sexta isolate Smith_Timp_Sample1 unplaced genomic scaffold, JHU_Msex_v1.0 HiC_scaffold_1626, whole genome shotgun sequence, the sequence TGTTAGAAAATTCTTGCAAACCGAATAAATGGTGATTACAGAATTACACAATCGTTTCTCTTGGTTTAATCCTCAGCAAGCAATATCTTATTGGTGTTATCGGTGTGGAaactaattacttatatttaatgttacaacGCGTTAATTAACGAAACAACAAATATGCTGCATTAGAAAAAATGACGGCAATCGGAAAAGCCGAAAATTATTATCAGATAATATTTAAGACTTAAaatcactttaaatattttgatagaatCACGAAATTTGTGTTTGAAGttctatagattttttattttctttaattttataaaagaatgtGGTTACATAATATTCAGATAGTGGAAAGaaagaaaatgcatttatttaatcAGGACCAGATGGCAGTCATACTGCATAAGCTACAGGAAAGAAAATTcaaggtaaaatataaaaaattagatacaaaaaagtataatatactatacctacctaataataaaatcgaaaagaaatttaaagacTGTACAAAATTAGTCTAGCGAACATATTCATTCACCCGGCCATCCGCATCTGAAGCTGTGCCAACattccaaatttggccgacaaccAGTTCGGATTTAGGGGGACGTCCTACCGTCCACACGATTCTGCGGGTCAGTtacaggcggaggaagcagtggccggAGCCAGCGTAGATATAGCGGTATCGTTGAATATTTCCAACGCATTTAACTCGTTGCCCTGGCCCTGCCTCCACGAGGGATTGCGGTACCACGTGATGCCGCCCTATCTTCGGCGTCCGGTGCACGCGTATCTGTTTGACAgggacgtggtgtatccgggtgCCGACGGGTGGCATCGCAGAGCAACcttgcggtgttccacagggctcGGTTTGGGGCCctctcctgtggaacatcgggtatgactgggtgctccgtggtgccaatctccggGGAGTCAGCGTGACATGTTACGCTGACGACACATTGATCACGGCGACATCAAGgaccttccagggcgccgcCATGTtagcggcggtgggcaccggccaCGTTGTTAGCCGAATTCGACGTTttggtttgaaggtggccctcgagaagatcgaggccatttgttttcacgggcctcgcAGAGGCCACCAGCCGGCGCCCATCGTTGTGGAAGGGGTGCGGATTCTCGGCATATGTggtttagtgttagatagccgtTGGGAATTTCGCACCCATTTCTTAAAATTGCGGACGAAATTGTCCCGGGCAGCGGACGCTCTTTCCAgtctgctgcccaacctggaggGTCCtgatatcccttgccgaaggttataccacggagtcgtgcggtccatgccactatacggcagcccggtctgggctgatgCCCTAAGagagcgttctgccgctcttgcggggcccgcagcgcgtAGTGGCGCAGCGGGCGATTAGGGCATACCGCACGGTTTCATTCGAGGCAGCTTGCTtgttggccggattcctgccctgggatatGGACCCCAAATCTCTGTCTGGTGTCTTTCATTGGCGGGTGGAGGCGTTCAGtcgcgggcagcgtccggccctgaaggaggtggaggccaagagggccCCCTTGCgacgagccgccgtggaggagtggcgtctcaggctggaggccccgacAGCGGGGATCCGGACCGTTGCGGCAGCGCAGCCTGTCTTTGCCGAGTGGctagacaggcgccacggtgcggcaaCCTTTCGGTTGTCACAGGTTCTCACTGGGCATGGCTGCTTCGTTGAGTATCTGTACCGGATCGTAGGTACGGGGAGGTGTCGGCCCTGTGTCACCATTATGCCAACTGCTCGCtcgatacggcccaacatacttTGGAGTTCtgtccagcctgggacgaagagcgcagcgGCCTTagatcagtcgtcggaggagatctttCGCTGCcagccgtggtcgcttccatggtcggcagcccggaggcctggcgtgcggtggcccacttctgtgaggtggtcctctcgcagaaggagagtgccgagagggatagagagagggaggatccctcccgccgtcagaggagacgtaggaggcgccgagtggacgactgaccggcgtctcccgccctgtgaaatgggggcgtttggagaattccaccacggtatcccctgcctgtcgtaaaaggcgactaataggggcatcggggggtcgtcggcgggcggctgggggcgTCCGCTCTTAGTGTAtattgtgcacatctcgcacattgtgatgacgcaccgggatggacggcagcgtggaaggtaggcctcatgctgccgttgacgcagagagcgtccttcggttacgcggggcttctgagcccccataggagacgggccgcaacagacggcaccgcgcaggaacaactgcggacgaaaacttatacattttagtcagaggaagcccacagtcgtccttaatgcgccgaagacggccaccgcggagttttagttggtatgccgtgcgttgtatataggttagagactcggcccggcggtcacctgaaggtcaagatcaaatccgggcggctcaatgccgggccgtaaggcacggtgacctaacataaccgctcagtcgcccttTAATTAGTAGGTCTTAggatttgttactattaccaccTAAGTACGCCactgtgtattaaacgtactctggagctttgaaatatataatatattcagtgcCATCTTTGGAGTTTCAATATAGCTAGAGTTGTGACTTTAATGCATTACCATCAAAAACACAGTGAAAATCTACACCCATAAACTCAGTGTCCGCCATGTGGAGGAGCCACCCTGACAATAATTTACAGCAAGGTTAACAGGAGTACCCACGGATGCCAGCaaaagataagaaaaataaaaatatttaaagaaataaaaaatatataagtaatcatacataatcaattaattataacttgtGATGacataagataaaaaatacaactactACAAATTTATGCATTTGAGATTgcactattattatttgtgcCGAAACGCTGCGCCACGCCGGTATCACGTCAACACGGCTAGGTGCGCATGAGGGCAAGGCGGCGGACACAACCGAACTGATGCCATCAAGGCTCTGAGTCCCAATAAACGGAACGTCAAATGACGTACACACACTAAAATTCTgagcgaatatttttttatatccactGGATGTTCTCATTCAGACAGAAAATGACGACGATGGATGTTAGTAAACTCCATATAATATCTATGCAGTTATTGCCCATtacggtaaaaatatttttttattaaataatacgacTAAGTAAACTTTCAACATACAAATAATTCCATATACCGCAATCATCACTCTTATTTATCTTCTGGGAAGATTTCGTTAAATTGTCGATATTACAGGATGTACGGAACAATTTatctttaaaagaatttatgtaTGACACAATTTTTAAGACATAACTTTGGGAATCCAAACAACGCtcgtaaagtaaaaaaaaatattattgaatactCTACTTATGAATGGATATGTATGAATGGACTACGTAATAAAACACTATTCTTATTAAACTAAACCGTTACGTGAAGGTATTCAGACTATAATGGGGAAAGAAAATTACAGTTTCATATTGCAAAATCAGAATTTATTGTCTTTGCCAGGTCGTAGTAACGTAAGATCTGTAATAATGAATTTATCAGTAGACGAAAGGACCGCCGCAACCGCAACCGCAACGTCCGGCGATGGAGACGGAGCCAGCGGCGAGAGCGTCACCTGCAAAAACCGACAGCGCCGATGATGGGCACCTGACCAGCGACGGCGGTGGTACCAGCCACGGGCAGCTCACCGGCGACGGCCACGTTACCAACGCCGGCACCACCGTAACCAGCACCGATACCGTCGTAGCCGACACCATATCCCAAGCCGCCGTAACCAAGACCGCCATAACCAAGGCCGCCGTAGCCGAAGCCATCATAGCCCAGACCAGCATAACCGATACCGCCTAGACCGCATCCTCCATAGCCGATACCGCCGTAGCCGTAGCCGAGCCCGGCCCCGTAGTAGCCGGTACCAAGGCACGCGCTGTACGCATTCTAGaacaatttaaacattaattgaaaTTTCACGACAAATCATCAGATGACCAAGTAAACAAATTGGAAATAAGGCTAAGTTCCTAAGAAAATTGAAATAGATATCCAGATTTCCTAAGAAATTGATTAATACATTTCTTACGCGTCaacacacacttacgtggataAGGCAAGCTTGCACGCAAAGAAGAAGGAAGGCGAAGGTAGACATGATGGTTCTAGTCTTCTGAAAACTGGTTGCAGAATGATTACAACTGACAGTGGCTATgtttttatacacataaaattcCAAGCATTTCGAACTTTATTAACCccattaagataaatatttagtaataatgttatcattaatttgaattttagaaTAATAACTAATTTCCATTTGATACACTTAGTTGAGTCGAAGCACGTACGTCCAATTAAACTAGATAATAAGTTGCTCAACTTTTCGTACTCATCGAGTCCTGACAACTTAATGGTCATTATGAAGAGATCAGGTTTCATAACTTTAGCACTCATTAGGATAACGAGCTGTAAACTCATATAAAACTGCTCCTCGAGGTGATAGAATCACTCTTGATTCTGTTTTAGCTGaaacataattacaaaacatgtcCGCAAAAGCTGTGCTCGTCTTCTGTGCCTCTGCACTCTTAGTCCAGGTAAGAACAGTTTGTAACCAGTTTAAGCTCGTAATTGGAACTGTCTTAATCATACTTGTCAGTATtctaaataataactaaaaaataattaattcaatcaacaagtttcataaaaaaaatgcacaatGTCGCAGCAACAGCAGAAAAAAATtatggtaattaattttttagAGCGCTGTTGGCACCTGTCTTGGACGCCTCGGCACCGGCTGGGGCTATGGCGGTCTCGGCTACGGAGCTCTGGGTTACGGCGGATGGGGCTATGATGGATTTGGCTACGGTGGTCTTGGCTATGGTGGTCTTGGATACGGTCGTCTGGGATGCGGCATTGGCGCCATCGCTCCTGCTGCGGACATCGCTGTCGCCAGCGGCCTCGGAGCTGCTTATGGTGGTGGTCTCGGTGTGTCCAGCGCTTCTCCCATGGCTCCCACCGGGCTTGCCGTAGCCTCTGAGAACGTATACGAGGGTGCTGTCGCTGTTGGCGGTAACCTGCCTTTCCTGGGAACCGTGGAAGTTGCCGGAGAGTTCCCCACCGCTGGTGCTGGTGCTGTCTCGTACGGTTGTGGTGATGGTGCTGTTGGCATCGCCGCTGAGGGTCCCATCGGAGCTGCTATCGGTCCCGCCTACGGATACGGAGGTCTGGGCGGATTCGGTGTCGGAGGTTACGGACTCGGACTCGGCTACGCTGGAGTCGGCGCGCGCGGTTGCGGTTGCGGCTGCGGTGCTTGGTACTGAAACTCTGATAACCATATAACCTGATaccataagaaataaaaatatctaataagcaagtaattattttgtgtaatttcttCAAACTCACCCTCCGTAACataacatatattattgtataactatgTATACAAAGTTATAatgacattgttttaataaattaaatcataatatacttatcttcttgaaaacaacTTTACCATATTTTATTCTAACTTTATTCTAACtatagatttaatataaaatgcgtAACTTTCgaacaaaatgaatatcaatagaagaaattttaattttacacccccttatgccactactactactttaagaaCATTATCCcatatactatatatactatataccaTATACTATATGGTCTTAgattcaatttcaatattttgcatgAGTTTCGCATATAACAAGATGACAATACCATTAGGTGTTACTGGACAGACGCGGCGGTCTACGTGAAAATATGCTGCGAAGACCATAGCCTGCATAATGATTTCGTATGTTTacccgaatgttagacattgatataaaactatttctcaaattaaaaaaatgtataattgtaatgtaggtagatattttatttttccaaatgaatggagataatatatttaattatcgatTGGTTGTAGAATTAGTGTCTCACATAGGGTGAAAGGGGCAAGGGGGGGTCCGCTATTtgaaggtagatattgtacccttgtaaaaagcggcgatagcctagttggttgtggaacagtttgtcgagacgaatgtctgcaggttcaaatcccaaggtcacacacctctgatttttctaaaagttatgtgagtattctttgtgaattatcgcttgctttaacggtgaaggaaaacatcgtgaggaaacctgcatacctgagaagttctctataggaatttcgagggtgtgtgaagtctaccaatccgcactaggccagcgtggtggactaaggcctaatccctctcagtagtagaggaggcccgtgctcagcagtgggcaaatatttaatacagggctgatatat encodes:
- the LOC119191531 gene encoding chorion class A protein L11-like, producing the protein MSTFAFLLLCVQACLIHNAYSACLGTGYYGAGLGYGYGGIGYGGCGLGGIGYAGLGYDGFGYGGLGYGGLGYGGLGYGVGYDGIGAGYGGAGVGNVAVAGELPVAGTTAVAGQVPIIGAVGFCR
- the LOC119191537 gene encoding chorion class B protein PC10-like, with the translated sequence MSAKAVLVFCASALLVQSAVGTCLGRLGTGWGYGGLGYGALGYGGWGYDGFGYGGLGYGGLGYGRLGCGIGAIAPAADIAVASGLGAAYGGGLGVSSASPMAPTGLAVASENVYEGAVAVGGNLPFLGTVEVAGEFPTAGAGAVSYGCGDGAVGIAAEGPIGAAIGPAYGYGGLGGFGVGGYGLGLGYAGVGARGCGCGCGAWY